Proteins encoded within one genomic window of Amycolatopsis nigrescens CSC17Ta-90:
- a CDS encoding SIS domain-containing protein: MTSSEVRPGEHMAAEIAEQPDVLAGLVERRPGIAEVADVIAERKPRFALLAARGSSDHAALYAKYLIEVLLGLPAGLVSPSTVTLYGARPDLRDVLLVSVSQSGGSPDLLEVTQAAREQGALTVAASNTPSSPLHSAAELAVDIGAGTEHAVAATKTYSATLLALYLLIDAVRGGKGEDAREIGELARQTLHGAQDGVQRAVDRYRFVDRVITAGRGYSYATALEAALKLAETSYLAARAYSGADLLHGPVAAIDQETAVLAVTGAGRGGAAMHEVLAAVAERGADVLAVGSSAQDVPAALRIPVPQVAEELAPVLEVLPVQRVALGLALARGGDPDRPRGLNKVTKTR; encoded by the coding sequence ATGACCAGCAGCGAGGTACGACCCGGCGAACACATGGCCGCGGAGATCGCCGAACAGCCCGATGTGCTGGCCGGGCTGGTCGAGCGGCGACCCGGGATCGCCGAGGTGGCGGACGTGATCGCGGAGCGGAAACCGCGGTTCGCGCTGCTCGCCGCCCGCGGCTCCAGCGACCACGCCGCGCTCTACGCCAAGTACCTGATCGAGGTGCTGCTCGGGCTGCCGGCCGGGCTGGTGTCGCCGTCCACGGTGACGCTCTACGGCGCGCGGCCGGACCTGCGCGACGTGCTGCTGGTGTCGGTCAGCCAGAGCGGCGGCTCGCCGGACCTGCTGGAGGTCACCCAGGCCGCGCGCGAGCAGGGCGCGCTCACCGTCGCGGCCAGCAACACGCCCTCGTCCCCGCTGCACTCCGCGGCCGAGCTGGCGGTGGACATCGGCGCCGGCACCGAGCACGCAGTGGCCGCGACCAAGACCTACTCGGCCACCCTGCTCGCGCTGTACCTGCTGATCGACGCGGTCCGCGGGGGCAAGGGCGAGGACGCCCGCGAGATCGGCGAGCTGGCAAGGCAGACCCTGCACGGCGCGCAGGACGGCGTGCAGCGCGCGGTGGACCGCTACCGGTTCGTGGACAGGGTGATCACCGCCGGCCGCGGCTACTCCTACGCGACGGCGCTGGAAGCGGCGCTGAAGCTGGCCGAGACCAGCTACCTGGCCGCGCGGGCGTACAGCGGGGCGGACCTGCTGCACGGCCCGGTCGCGGCGATCGACCAGGAGACCGCCGTGCTCGCGGTGACCGGGGCCGGCCGTGGCGGCGCCGCCATGCACGAGGTGCTGGCCGCGGTCGCCGAGCGCGGGGCCGACGTGCTCGCGGTGGGCTCGTCCGCCCAGGACGTGCCGGCAGCGCTGCGCATCCCGGTGCCGCAGGTGGCCGAGGAGCTGGCCCCGGTGCTGGAGGTGCTGCCGGTGCAGCGCGTCGCGCTCGGGCTGGCGCTGGCCCGCGGCGGCGACCCGGACCGGCCGCGCGGGCTGAACAAGGTGACCAAGACGCGATGA
- a CDS encoding GntR family transcriptional regulator, with translation MLETPTPGEPGGPGGLRGQREPKYWALKQHLLDLLDALPAGSPIPTERALAGEFTVSRTTVRQALADLTAEGRLHRVQGKGTFAAEPKLAQRLQLSSYTEDMRAQGREPSSKLLEIDEFTAEPELAKLLGIRLGAKVLRLRRLRLADAEPMALETTHLPLGRFRGLRKHVSAGGSLYAVLREHYGVEMERAEETIETALAGPQEAELLGADVGLPMLLLSRHSFAKDGKPVEYVRSIYRGDRYKFVTTLLKP, from the coding sequence ATGTTGGAGACACCTACCCCCGGCGAGCCCGGTGGCCCCGGCGGGCTGCGCGGTCAGCGGGAACCTAAGTACTGGGCGCTGAAGCAGCACCTGCTCGACCTGCTCGACGCGTTGCCGGCCGGCTCGCCGATCCCCACCGAACGCGCACTGGCCGGCGAGTTCACCGTCTCGCGCACCACCGTCCGCCAGGCGCTCGCCGACCTGACCGCGGAGGGCAGGCTGCACCGCGTGCAGGGCAAGGGCACCTTCGCCGCCGAACCGAAGCTGGCCCAGCGGCTGCAGCTCAGCTCGTACACCGAGGACATGCGGGCGCAGGGCCGCGAGCCCTCGTCGAAGCTGCTGGAGATCGACGAGTTCACCGCCGAGCCGGAGCTGGCCAAGCTGCTCGGCATCCGGCTCGGTGCCAAGGTGCTGCGGCTCCGGCGGCTGCGCCTCGCCGACGCCGAGCCGATGGCGCTGGAGACCACGCACCTGCCGCTCGGCCGGTTCCGCGGGCTGCGCAAGCACGTCTCCGCGGGCGGTTCGCTGTACGCCGTGCTGCGGGAGCACTACGGCGTGGAGATGGAACGGGCCGAGGAGACCATCGAGACCGCGCTGGCCGGCCCGCAGGAGGCCGAGCTGCTCGGCGCGGACGTCGGCCTGCCGATGCTGCTGCTTTCGCGGCACTCCTTCGCCAAGGACGGCAAGCCCGTCGAGTACGTCCGCTCCATCTACCGCGGCGACCGCTATAAGTTTGTTACGACCCTGCTCAAGCCGTAA
- a CDS encoding N-acetylglucosamine kinase has protein sequence MSRGQVVGVDAGGTSTRALAVDSTGAVLGSAHAGGANPNSHPPEVAAGRIADAIGSALSGLDPGRTLACVVGMAGVSKLTDPAIAAVFDRAWAGLRLGCAVRTATDAEVAFASATSAPDGTVLVAGTGSIAGRIRKRRLVSTTGGYGWLLGDEGSAFWIGREAVRVTLTALGDGSPLTGLFAAVLAEALDLSDLDGMSDDQRLLVSRRLITTVNGEPPIRLARFAPLVSTADAAGEPVALEITARAAELLVANAVAGREPGENTPVVLVGSVLGADSPVGAKVRARLPGLDVLESTDGVLGAAWLAAVDAWGEHAPRPQRSSAP, from the coding sequence ATGAGCCGCGGGCAGGTGGTCGGGGTGGACGCCGGCGGCACCTCGACCAGGGCGCTGGCGGTGGACTCGACCGGCGCCGTGCTCGGCAGCGCGCACGCCGGCGGCGCCAACCCCAACTCGCATCCGCCGGAGGTCGCGGCCGGGCGGATCGCCGATGCGATCGGCTCCGCACTGTCCGGCTTGGACCCCGGCCGCACGCTGGCCTGCGTGGTCGGCATGGCCGGGGTGAGCAAGCTGACCGACCCGGCGATCGCCGCGGTGTTCGACCGGGCATGGGCTGGGCTGCGGCTTGGCTGCGCGGTGCGGACGGCCACCGACGCGGAGGTCGCCTTCGCCTCGGCCACCTCCGCCCCGGACGGCACCGTGCTGGTGGCCGGCACCGGCTCCATCGCCGGGCGGATCCGCAAGCGCCGCCTGGTGTCCACCACCGGCGGCTACGGCTGGCTACTCGGCGACGAGGGCTCCGCGTTCTGGATCGGCCGCGAGGCCGTCCGGGTCACGCTGACCGCGCTGGGCGACGGCAGCCCGCTCACCGGGCTGTTCGCCGCGGTGCTCGCCGAAGCGCTGGATCTGTCCGATTTAGACGGTATGTCGGATGATCAGCGGCTACTCGTCTCCCGGCGGCTGATCACCACGGTCAACGGGGAGCCGCCGATCCGGCTGGCCCGCTTCGCCCCGCTGGTCAGCACGGCGGACGCGGCCGGGGAGCCGGTCGCGCTGGAGATCACCGCGCGGGCGGCGGAGCTGCTGGTGGCGAACGCCGTCGCCGGCCGCGAACCTGGCGAGAACACCCCGGTGGTGCTGGTCGGCAGCGTGCTCGGCGCGGACAGCCCGGTCGGCGCCAAGGTGCGCGCCCGGCTGCCCGGCCTCGACGTGCTGGAAAGCACCGACGGCGTGCTCGGCGCCGCCTGGCTCGCCGCCGTGGACGCCTGGGGTGAACACGCCCCCCGCCCCCAGCGCTCATCCGCCCCTTAA